One stretch of Dokdonia sp. Hel_I_53 DNA includes these proteins:
- the alaS gene encoding alanine--tRNA ligase has protein sequence MKSQEVRKRFLEFFESKKHTIVPSAPMVLKDDPTLMFTNAGMVPFKEYFLGNATPKNSRLTDTQKCLRVSGKHNDLEEVGKDTYHHTMFEMLGNWSFGDYFKEEAISWAWEFLTEVVKIDKDILYVTIFEGDKEDDLGRDEEAYNFWKERIDESRILNGNKKDNFWEMGAQGPCGPCSEIHVDIRSDEEKAKVDGKTLVNEDHPQVVEIWNLVFMQYNRLANGSLVKLPSQHVDTGMGFERLCMVLQGVQSNYDTDVFTPLMREIETITNTTCGTTEEIDIAIRVIADHVRAVSFSIADGQLPSNTGAGYVIRRILRRAIRYGFTFLNTKEPFIYKLVATLVSQMGAAFPELEAQKNLITNVIKEEEGSFLRTLDKGLILLDNAIAEEKSDTISGSKAFELYDTYGFPIDLTALILSEKGLKLDEAGFEAALKKQKDRSRAATKVETGDWTVLYEDSEEEFIGYDTLETFVKITRYRKVESKKDGELYQLVFNLTPFYPEGGGQVGDKGYLETPSGEVVYIIDTKKENNLIIHLVKNLPRSVDETFKAVVDIKQRNRTNANHSATHLLHQGLRSVLGEHVEQKGSMVHSRSLRFDFSHFSKVSQEELQEVEDFVNARIRENLTLAEQRNISYDQAINEGAIALFGEKYGDAVRTIRFGNSMELCGGTHVQQTGDIWHFKITSEGAVASGIRRIEAITSDAAKDYFTSETTAYNEVKALLKGNQDPVKAITNLQEENTALKKQVEAFIKKKAQNLSGDLQKEFEDINGIDFLAKKVDLDAGAIKDLAFKLGENRDNVFIIFGTEQNGKALLSCYISKALVSSKNLNAGQVVRELGKYIQGGGGGQPFFATAGGKNPEGIDTALAEAKNYLA, from the coding sequence ATGAAATCTCAAGAGGTACGTAAACGATTTTTAGAATTTTTTGAATCAAAAAAACACACGATTGTTCCATCTGCTCCCATGGTGCTAAAAGATGACCCAACATTGATGTTTACCAATGCAGGAATGGTACCTTTTAAAGAATATTTCCTTGGAAATGCCACGCCTAAAAATTCAAGACTTACAGATACTCAAAAGTGCTTGCGCGTTTCTGGGAAGCATAATGATCTAGAGGAGGTAGGAAAGGATACCTACCATCATACCATGTTTGAGATGTTGGGAAATTGGTCTTTTGGAGATTACTTTAAAGAAGAGGCTATTTCTTGGGCTTGGGAGTTCTTAACCGAAGTAGTAAAAATTGATAAGGACATTCTCTACGTGACCATTTTTGAAGGTGATAAAGAAGATGATTTAGGTCGTGATGAAGAGGCTTATAATTTTTGGAAAGAGCGTATCGATGAAAGCCGAATTTTAAACGGTAATAAAAAAGATAATTTTTGGGAGATGGGTGCTCAAGGTCCTTGTGGTCCATGTTCTGAAATTCACGTTGATATACGATCTGATGAAGAGAAAGCAAAAGTTGATGGTAAGACGCTCGTAAATGAAGATCATCCACAAGTAGTTGAAATATGGAATCTTGTTTTCATGCAATACAACCGTCTGGCAAACGGATCGTTGGTAAAACTTCCTAGCCAGCACGTTGACACCGGTATGGGCTTTGAGCGTTTATGTATGGTATTGCAAGGCGTTCAATCTAACTACGATACTGATGTTTTTACGCCACTTATGCGTGAGATTGAAACCATTACAAATACAACCTGCGGAACGACTGAAGAGATAGATATCGCCATTCGTGTAATTGCAGATCACGTTAGAGCGGTTTCATTTTCAATAGCAGATGGTCAGCTGCCATCTAATACTGGAGCGGGTTATGTGATACGACGTATATTGCGTCGTGCGATTAGATATGGTTTTACTTTCCTGAACACTAAAGAGCCGTTTATTTATAAGTTGGTAGCTACTTTGGTAAGTCAAATGGGAGCCGCTTTTCCAGAACTAGAAGCTCAAAAGAATTTAATTACCAATGTAATAAAAGAAGAAGAAGGTTCATTTTTACGCACGCTTGACAAAGGATTAATTTTATTAGACAACGCTATTGCCGAAGAAAAAAGTGATACTATTTCTGGATCCAAAGCTTTTGAATTATACGATACGTACGGATTCCCTATAGATCTCACAGCACTTATTTTAAGTGAAAAAGGTCTTAAGTTAGATGAAGCCGGTTTTGAAGCAGCACTCAAAAAACAAAAGGATCGTTCACGTGCAGCTACTAAGGTTGAAACAGGAGATTGGACTGTACTATATGAAGATTCTGAGGAAGAGTTTATTGGTTATGATACCTTAGAAACCTTTGTAAAAATTACACGTTACCGCAAAGTGGAAAGTAAAAAAGATGGGGAGTTGTATCAACTAGTCTTTAATCTTACTCCTTTTTATCCAGAAGGTGGCGGTCAAGTAGGAGACAAAGGATATTTAGAAACGCCAAGTGGTGAGGTAGTATACATTATTGATACTAAGAAAGAAAACAACCTTATTATCCATCTGGTAAAAAATTTACCTCGCTCTGTAGATGAGACTTTTAAGGCGGTAGTAGATATTAAGCAGCGTAATCGTACCAATGCAAATCATAGTGCTACGCATTTACTGCATCAAGGTCTACGTAGTGTTTTAGGAGAACATGTAGAGCAGAAGGGAAGTATGGTGCATAGTAGAAGCCTTCGTTTTGATTTCTCTCATTTTTCTAAAGTTTCTCAAGAAGAATTACAAGAAGTAGAAGACTTTGTAAATGCACGAATACGTGAGAACTTAACCTTAGCAGAACAGCGTAATATTTCTTACGATCAAGCTATTAATGAAGGAGCGATTGCACTGTTTGGTGAAAAATACGGGGATGCCGTACGTACCATACGCTTTGGAAATTCAATGGAGCTTTGTGGTGGTACGCACGTACAGCAAACGGGAGATATTTGGCATTTTAAAATAACTTCTGAAGGTGCTGTTGCTTCAGGAATACGCCGCATTGAGGCTATCACCTCAGATGCAGCAAAGGATTACTTTACATCTGAAACTACGGCTTATAATGAAGTAAAAGCACTACTCAAAGGGAATCAAGATCCAGTAAAAGCCATTACAAATTTACAAGAGGAAAATACAGCACTTAAGAAACAAGTAGAAGCTTTTATTAAAAAAAAGGCACAAAATTTAAGTGGAGATCTTCAAAAAGAGTTTGAAGATATAAATGGGATCGATTTTCTAGCAAAAAAGGTAGATCTCGATGCTGGAGCCATTAAGGACCTTGCTTTTAAACTAGGAGAAAATAGAGACAACGTTTTTATCATTTTTGGTACAGAACAAAATGGTAAAGCGTTATTGAGTTGTTATATTTCTAAAGCGCTTGTCTCTTCAAAAAATCTCAATGCAGGCCAAGTAGTGCGCGAATTAGGAAAGTACATCCAAGGAGGTGGCGGTGGCCAACCTTTCTTTGCTACGGCTGGAGGTAAAAACCCTGAAGGTATTGATACGGCACTTGCAGAGGCAAAAAACTATTTAGCATAA
- a CDS encoding M23 family metallopeptidase: protein MSKVKYYYDSETLSYRKVERKKGRTVGAVLLFITGTALMGLLITIAVFNSGVDTPKERKLERELSNIELQFELQQKKLDQIESVLANVEERDNNVYRVLFEASPIPNDVRQAGFGGVNRYKNLEGYDNSSMIIESAKRIDQITKRIVVQSKSLDEIAKLAEEKEALLKTIPAIQPIQNKDLSRVASGYGMRVHPILKYRKMHNGMDFTAPPGTPIYATGDGKVVKASLGSGYGKMVIIEHGFGYRTYYGHLSKYNTKSGRSVKRGEIIGYVGNTGLSSGPHLHYEVRKNGIVLNPVNFYHNDLTPEEYDIMLAKASIENQSLD from the coding sequence ATGTCTAAGGTAAAATATTACTATGACAGCGAGACGCTGTCCTATCGAAAAGTAGAGCGCAAAAAAGGGCGCACTGTAGGCGCTGTTCTTCTTTTTATCACAGGAACAGCCTTGATGGGTCTCTTGATAACGATTGCTGTTTTTAACTCAGGTGTAGATACACCAAAAGAACGTAAACTTGAGCGAGAATTATCTAATATCGAATTACAGTTCGAACTTCAACAAAAAAAGTTAGATCAAATTGAAAGTGTGTTAGCTAATGTTGAAGAACGTGACAATAATGTGTACCGCGTTCTTTTTGAAGCCTCGCCTATTCCTAATGATGTGCGACAGGCTGGATTTGGTGGGGTAAACAGGTATAAAAATCTTGAAGGCTACGACAACTCATCGATGATAATAGAGAGTGCGAAGCGTATTGACCAAATTACAAAACGTATTGTAGTACAATCAAAGTCTCTAGATGAGATAGCAAAACTTGCAGAAGAAAAAGAAGCGCTTCTTAAAACAATCCCTGCCATTCAACCCATTCAAAATAAAGATTTATCAAGAGTAGCTTCAGGTTATGGAATGCGTGTACATCCTATTTTAAAATATCGTAAGATGCACAATGGAATGGACTTTACAGCACCTCCTGGAACACCTATTTATGCCACAGGTGATGGAAAAGTGGTTAAGGCTAGTTTAGGTAGCGGATATGGTAAAATGGTTATCATAGAACATGGTTTTGGGTATAGGACTTACTACGGACATTTAAGCAAATACAATACTAAATCTGGGCGTTCTGTAAAACGGGGAGAAATTATTGGTTACGTGGGCAATACTGGTCTATCCTCTGGACCTCACTTACATTATGAGGTTCGTAAAAATGGCATTGTTCTCAATCCAGTAAATTTTTATCATAATGACCTTACCCCAGAAGAATATGATATAATGCTTGCCAAAGCATCCATAGAAAATCAATCCCTAGACTAA
- a CDS encoding MerR family transcriptional regulator, which translates to MHINLPEKLYYSIGEVAKAFDVNTSLIRFWEKEFDVITPKKNARGARKFTPEDIKNLGLIYHLVKERGFTLEGAKTHLKEGKKEILSNFEIISKLETVKAQLLEIKKDL; encoded by the coding sequence ATGCACATTAATCTTCCTGAAAAATTGTATTACAGTATAGGAGAAGTTGCAAAAGCCTTTGACGTAAATACTTCTTTAATACGTTTTTGGGAAAAAGAGTTTGATGTAATTACTCCTAAAAAGAATGCTCGTGGTGCTCGCAAGTTTACACCAGAAGACATAAAAAACTTAGGGCTCATCTATCATCTAGTAAAAGAGCGTGGTTTTACACTCGAAGGCGCAAAAACACATCTTAAAGAAGGTAAAAAAGAGATCTTAAGCAACTTTGAGATTATTAGTAAGCTGGAAACTGTCAAAGCACAGCTGCTAGAGATCAAAAAAGATCTTTAG
- a CDS encoding LemA family protein: MKKGLIAIIAVVGVIALIGMYVANTNNRLVPLDESVSAQWGNVESAYQRRADLIPNIVSTAKGYAEFEQSTLVKVTEARSKATSVNIDPSNITPEQLQQFQQAQSGLTSALSRLLATFERYPDLKANENFRELINELERTENRINVERNRFNERAKELNQEIRMFPTSLIAGMLGFDSRAYFEADAGTENAPDVEFDFGS, translated from the coding sequence ATGAAAAAAGGACTAATAGCTATCATCGCTGTAGTAGGCGTAATAGCACTCATAGGAATGTATGTAGCAAATACAAATAACAGACTTGTACCTCTTGATGAGAGCGTAAGTGCTCAATGGGGTAATGTAGAAAGTGCGTACCAGCGTCGCGCTGATTTGATCCCAAATATTGTTAGTACCGCAAAGGGCTATGCAGAATTTGAGCAATCTACTCTTGTAAAAGTTACAGAGGCTCGTTCTAAAGCTACATCAGTAAATATTGACCCTTCAAATATAACACCAGAGCAACTACAACAGTTTCAGCAGGCACAATCTGGACTTACTTCTGCTCTATCTAGATTACTGGCTACCTTTGAACGGTACCCAGACTTAAAAGCAAATGAAAATTTTAGAGAACTTATAAACGAATTGGAGCGTACAGAAAATAGAATTAACGTAGAGCGTAACCGTTTTAACGAACGCGCAAAAGAATTAAATCAGGAAATACGTATGTTTCCTACAAGCCTTATCGCAGGTATGTTAGGTTTTGATAGTCGAGCATATTTTGAAGCAGATGCAGGTACAGAAAATGCTCCAGACGTAGAATTTGACTTCGGCAGCTAG
- a CDS encoding TPM domain-containing protein: MASTVEDFLTKEDEQAIVAAIRHSETQTSGEIRVHLEHHANKDALLRAQELFHFLKMDNTKDENGVLIYVAVDDHKLAICGDAGINRKVPSDFWESTMKMMLVYFKKGDFRDGLIAGVASAGDKLAAFFPWQHGDINELPDEITTS; encoded by the coding sequence ATGGCATCTACAGTAGAAGATTTTTTAACTAAAGAAGATGAGCAAGCTATTGTTGCAGCTATACGCCATTCAGAAACTCAAACCTCAGGAGAAATACGCGTCCATCTTGAACACCATGCAAATAAAGATGCATTGTTACGTGCTCAAGAATTATTTCATTTTCTCAAAATGGATAATACCAAAGATGAAAATGGCGTATTAATCTACGTAGCTGTAGATGACCATAAACTGGCCATATGCGGAGACGCTGGCATAAATAGAAAAGTACCTAGCGATTTCTGGGAAAGCACCATGAAGATGATGCTAGTCTATTTTAAAAAAGGTGATTTCCGCGATGGACTTATAGCTGGCGTTGCATCTGCGGGTGATAAGCTTGCGGCATTTTTTCCATGGCAACATGGTGACATTAATGAACTTCCAGATGAAATTACTACTTCATAA
- a CDS encoding TPM domain-containing protein — protein MGSQVTYAQYEIPAKPTKANPDAVYDYIGLLTPTQKSSLENKLIKYSDTTSTQIVVAIISSSNGESLDQLGAKWGQKWGIGQADADNGILILLAKDDRQIDINTGYGIESIISDRDAEQIINRIMIPQFKNGDFYTGLDQAADALFQGLQENFTGTRPATSSGLPIKPILMFVFFVVMMIIMSRKNHRGGGRNGGKKSFGSSLLDVIILSNMGRGGFGGGGFGSGGGFGGGGGFGGGFGGGGFGGGGASGGW, from the coding sequence ATGGGGAGTCAGGTAACATATGCCCAATATGAGATACCTGCAAAACCTACCAAGGCAAATCCTGATGCGGTTTACGATTACATAGGATTATTAACTCCCACTCAAAAATCTTCTCTTGAAAATAAACTTATAAAGTATAGTGATACCACTTCTACTCAAATAGTAGTGGCTATTATTTCTAGCTCTAACGGCGAAAGTTTAGATCAACTTGGTGCAAAATGGGGTCAGAAATGGGGAATTGGTCAAGCAGATGCAGATAATGGCATTTTAATATTACTTGCAAAAGATGATAGACAAATAGATATTAATACAGGATATGGAATTGAATCTATTATATCCGATAGAGATGCAGAGCAGATTATAAATCGCATTATGATCCCGCAGTTTAAAAACGGTGACTTTTACACTGGGCTAGATCAAGCGGCAGATGCTCTTTTCCAAGGTTTGCAAGAAAATTTTACCGGTACACGACCAGCTACTTCTAGTGGTCTTCCTATTAAGCCTATTTTAATGTTCGTTTTTTTTGTAGTAATGATGATTATCATGAGCCGCAAAAACCATAGAGGAGGCGGACGTAATGGAGGCAAGAAATCATTCGGCAGCTCCTTATTGGATGTCATCATACTTAGTAATATGGGTCGTGGCGGATTTGGAGGTGGAGGCTTCGGAAGCGGTGGTGGCTTTGGCGGAGGTGGTGGCTTTGGCGGAGGTTTCGGCGGAGGAGGCTTTGGTGGCGGTGGTGCCTCTGGTGGTTGGTAA
- a CDS encoding dodecin family protein: MAVLKVIEVLASSPTSWEEAAANALDHASKSVKNIKSLYVNEQNAVVGSDGKIREYRMNCKITFEVN, encoded by the coding sequence ATGGCAGTATTAAAAGTTATAGAAGTATTAGCAAGTTCACCAACCAGCTGGGAAGAAGCAGCAGCAAATGCATTAGACCACGCAAGTAAATCTGTAAAGAATATAAAATCACTTTACGTAAATGAACAAAATGCTGTAGTAGGCTCTGACGGTAAAATAAGAGAATACCGTATGAATTGTAAAATTACCTTTGAGGTGAACTAA
- a CDS encoding thioredoxin domain-containing protein codes for MNHPFTNDLIKESSPYLLQHAHNPVDWRPWNEKTLKKAVKENKLILVSIGYSACHWCHVMEHESFEDEAIAQLMNSNYINIKVDREERPDVDNVYMTAVQLMTGQGGWPLNVIALPDGRPVWGGTYFKKDEWVSALDQIANLFKESPEKLQEYAEKLSEGMQQTDLITPNMNEVLFKKKTLENAIAQWSRQWDTRQGGLNRAPKFMMPTNYKFLLRYGHQTNEKEILEYVHTTLESIAYGGINDHIGGGFARYSTDMKWHVPHFEKMLYDNAQLVSLYSQAYIQTKNNLYKEVVYNTINFIKREMSTPEGAFYSSLDADSLTKSGNLEEGAYYVWKIDELKLLLANDYPLFSTYYNINSYGHWEAGNYVLIKQDSDVDFAKAHEIPVEELKLKKNSWHKRLLRFRESNKAKPRLDDKILTSWNGLMLKGYLDAYSVFNEPEFLEAAQKNAFFIKEHLLRTDGGLYRTHKNGKSTINAYLEDYAAVIDAFITLYETTEETSWLELSKSLMDYTFKHFYSNSNLLFYFTSNQDPKLATRHIEFYDNVIPSSNSIMSQNLHKLSNYYPETNYKDIALNMLHHLQVNFHKSPTSFSNWMSLMLNFTNPYYLIIVVGINAKKIVKELNTYFLPNVIKAYTTSQSELSVFKNRFHKDKTLIYVCINNTCKLPVNTVEEVLEQLEF; via the coding sequence ATGAATCATCCTTTTACAAACGATCTTATAAAAGAATCCAGTCCCTATTTATTACAACATGCGCATAATCCTGTAGACTGGAGGCCTTGGAATGAAAAGACACTTAAGAAAGCTGTCAAAGAAAATAAACTTATTCTTGTAAGCATTGGATATTCAGCATGTCACTGGTGTCATGTAATGGAACACGAGAGCTTTGAAGATGAAGCTATAGCTCAGCTAATGAATTCTAATTATATCAATATTAAAGTAGATCGTGAAGAAAGACCAGATGTAGATAATGTATATATGACAGCGGTACAACTTATGACTGGTCAGGGCGGATGGCCTCTTAACGTGATCGCTCTACCAGATGGTAGACCTGTATGGGGAGGAACTTACTTTAAAAAGGACGAATGGGTAAGCGCTCTTGATCAAATAGCAAACTTATTTAAAGAAAGCCCTGAAAAACTTCAAGAATATGCAGAAAAATTAAGCGAAGGGATGCAGCAAACAGATCTTATTACCCCCAACATGAACGAGGTACTTTTTAAAAAGAAAACCCTAGAAAACGCTATTGCACAATGGTCTCGACAATGGGATACCCGCCAAGGCGGATTAAACAGAGCGCCTAAATTTATGATGCCTACAAACTATAAATTTCTATTACGGTATGGGCATCAAACTAATGAGAAAGAAATTTTAGAATACGTACATACAACCTTAGAAAGTATAGCTTACGGAGGCATTAATGACCATATAGGTGGTGGTTTTGCTAGATATAGCACAGATATGAAATGGCACGTACCACACTTTGAAAAAATGCTTTATGACAATGCACAATTAGTAAGTCTATATTCACAGGCGTATATTCAGACTAAAAACAACTTGTATAAAGAGGTGGTTTATAACACCATAAATTTTATAAAACGTGAAATGTCTACACCTGAAGGTGCTTTTTATAGTTCCCTTGATGCAGATAGTCTTACAAAAAGTGGCAACTTAGAAGAAGGCGCTTATTATGTGTGGAAAATTGATGAACTTAAATTATTATTAGCAAATGACTATCCTTTATTTAGCACTTATTACAACATAAACTCTTACGGGCATTGGGAGGCAGGAAATTATGTTCTCATAAAGCAGGATAGCGATGTAGACTTTGCAAAAGCTCATGAAATACCTGTAGAAGAATTGAAATTGAAAAAGAATAGCTGGCATAAGAGATTATTACGCTTTCGCGAAAGCAATAAAGCAAAACCTCGCTTAGATGATAAAATTCTTACTTCATGGAATGGATTAATGCTCAAAGGCTATTTAGACGCTTATTCAGTTTTTAATGAACCTGAATTTTTAGAAGCTGCTCAAAAAAATGCCTTTTTTATTAAAGAACATCTTTTGAGAACCGATGGAGGTTTATACCGAACTCATAAAAATGGAAAAAGCACTATTAACGCATACCTTGAAGACTATGCGGCAGTAATAGATGCGTTTATCACACTGTATGAAACAACTGAAGAAACCTCATGGCTAGAACTTTCAAAATCTTTAATGGATTACACTTTCAAACATTTTTATTCAAATAGTAATCTTCTTTTCTATTTTACATCCAACCAAGACCCAAAGCTTGCAACCCGTCATATAGAATTTTATGACAATGTAATTCCTTCGTCTAATTCAATCATGTCACAAAATCTACATAAGCTCTCTAATTATTACCCCGAGACAAATTATAAAGATATCGCTTTAAATATGCTACACCATCTTCAAGTTAATTTTCATAAAAGTCCGACAAGTTTTTCGAACTGGATGTCTTTAATGCTCAATTTTACAAATCCATACTATCTAATTATTGTGGTAGGAATAAATGCAAAAAAGATTGTTAAAGAATTAAACACCTACTTTTTACCGAATGTGATCAAAGCCTACACAACTTCTCAAAGTGAACTCTCTGTATTTAAAAATCGCTTTCATAAAGACAAAACCCTCATCTATGTATGCATAAACAACACCTGCAAGCTACCCGTAAATACTGTTGAAGAAGTCTTAGAACAGTTAGAATTTTAA
- a CDS encoding mechanosensitive ion channel family protein, protein MDNLSEYQEHIDQAIKWVWDFAPKLLSAFLLLFIGFYVVRFIKKLVHRFFEKKDYDPTLEKFIADLINWTLKIVLIVLVITQLGVQTASLVAIIGAAGLAVGLALQGSLANFAGGVLILLLRPFKMGDFIKAQGQEGTVKEITIFQTKLLTFGNQIAIIPNGQLSNETIVNFTEEGLRREALTFGIGYDDNIKTAKDVLLNLVNEQKEVLQLEDKKPVVVVSELGDSSVNLSVRYWAKNEDFWNLRWIILEEGKARLEAADITIPFPQRDVHLYSTEKN, encoded by the coding sequence ATGGATAATTTAAGTGAATATCAAGAACATATAGATCAAGCCATAAAATGGGTATGGGATTTTGCTCCCAAGCTATTAAGCGCATTTCTTTTATTATTTATAGGGTTTTATGTAGTCCGATTTATCAAAAAACTCGTACACCGCTTTTTTGAAAAAAAGGATTATGATCCTACTTTAGAAAAATTTATCGCAGACCTTATAAATTGGACGCTAAAAATTGTACTCATAGTCCTTGTGATTACACAGTTGGGCGTACAAACCGCTTCCCTAGTAGCAATTATAGGAGCAGCAGGACTTGCAGTAGGTTTAGCCCTACAGGGATCATTAGCTAACTTTGCAGGTGGAGTTCTCATCTTACTGCTGCGTCCTTTCAAAATGGGCGATTTTATAAAGGCTCAAGGTCAAGAAGGAACTGTAAAAGAAATTACTATTTTCCAAACAAAGCTCCTCACCTTTGGGAACCAAATAGCGATAATACCCAACGGTCAACTTTCAAATGAGACCATTGTAAACTTCACAGAAGAAGGATTAAGAAGAGAAGCTCTTACCTTTGGAATAGGTTATGATGACAATATAAAAACAGCAAAGGATGTCTTATTGAATCTTGTAAATGAGCAAAAAGAAGTATTACAACTTGAAGATAAAAAACCTGTAGTTGTAGTATCTGAACTTGGCGATAGTAGTGTGAACTTATCTGTCAGGTATTGGGCAAAAAATGAAGACTTTTGGAATTTAAGGTGGATAATTCTTGAAGAAGGAAAAGCACGATTAGAGGCCGCTGACATTACGATTCCTTTCCCACAAAGAGATGTGCATTTATATAGCACTGAAAAGAACTAA
- the tsaB gene encoding tRNA (adenosine(37)-N6)-threonylcarbamoyltransferase complex dimerization subunit type 1 TsaB, which yields MGYILNLETATTNCSVALSMNGQVVAYKEDNAQKYSHAERLHIYIEEVLASAKVDKAQLCAVAVSKGPGSYTGLRIGVSAAKGLSYALDIPLIAVETLQSLSVKVNISKDELVVPMLDARRMEVYSAIYDHQGTRLRQTEAQILEDSSFDKELSNGLVYFIGNGVSKFKEVCTSTNARFLPDELPSAVQLAVLAQEKFEAKDFEDLAYFEPYYLKDFIAGKPSAN from the coding sequence ATGGGATACATTTTAAATCTAGAGACAGCCACCACAAATTGTTCGGTGGCTTTGTCTATGAATGGGCAAGTTGTAGCTTATAAAGAAGACAACGCACAAAAATATTCTCACGCAGAGCGATTACATATTTATATTGAAGAGGTTCTCGCTTCCGCGAAAGTAGATAAAGCACAACTCTGTGCGGTTGCAGTGAGTAAAGGTCCAGGGAGCTATACGGGACTACGTATAGGGGTTTCTGCTGCAAAAGGTTTGAGTTATGCCTTGGACATACCATTAATAGCTGTAGAGACTTTACAATCACTATCTGTAAAAGTAAATATAAGTAAAGACGAGCTAGTTGTACCTATGCTTGATGCTCGTAGAATGGAGGTTTATAGCGCGATCTATGATCATCAAGGCACCAGACTAAGACAAACAGAGGCGCAGATTTTAGAAGATAGTTCTTTTGATAAAGAGCTATCTAATGGTTTAGTTTACTTTATAGGGAATGGAGTTTCTAAATTTAAAGAGGTTTGTACCTCAACAAATGCAAGATTTCTGCCTGATGAATTACCATCTGCAGTACAACTTGCAGTCTTGGCTCAAGAAAAATTTGAGGCAAAAGACTTTGAAGATCTGGCTTATTTTGAACCTTACTACTTAAAAGATTTTATTGCAGGAAAGCCTAGTGCTAACTAA